Part of the Metarhizium brunneum chromosome 6, complete sequence genome is shown below.
atACAGGCTTATCAACAATCTTCACAGCGTTAGCAAAATCCACCACCATGTCATCCTGGAGCCGCCTCATTCGATTCGTGGATGACAATGGCACCGAAACCTTTGGAGAGCCATGCATAGAAAATGATGAACAACTCACCAATCACCTGGCCAAAAACGACCTCTGGGCAATCGAGCTCAAAGGCTCCTCGCCCGTAGGTCCCTTTACACGTGGTGACAAGATCCACGTGCGCGCTTTACGCAACATTCTCAGACCCAGTGACGTTCCTATCGTACGGTGCATTGGCCTCAACTATCTGAAGCACAGTACGTCAAAATCCCTCTGCCTCCTCAGAGATTGGCATTAATCCGTCCGACGGCTAGTTCAAGAAGGCGGGCGGAAACCTCCCCCCTATCCATCTATTTTCCTAAAGCCTTCCACCACCGTTGCCGGCTTCAATGAAGATGTTCCGATTCCAACCATTGCGCAGGACGGTACGCTCGACTATGAAGGCGAATTGGTACGTCGTCCCCATGTCACCCACTTGATGGTATTCTCACTCCCCGCAGGCTATTGTGATCGGCAAAACCGGAAAGAATATTCCTAAAAGCGCGGCGCTAGACTACATAGCCGGCTATTGTGTTTCGAATGACGTGTCCGCCCGCGGCTGGCAGCGCGATcccgccaaggccggcgTCGTGCCGCAATGGTGCTTCAGCAAAGGATTTGACAAATTCGCGCCGTTGGGCCCGTTGCTCGTTGCGCCAAGCGTGGTGGGCAACGCGTCGGATCTCCATTTGCGAAccgtcgtcaatggcgagGAGCGGCAGAGCACAAGTACGGGCGACTTGCTGTTTGGCGTGGAGCATCTCGTCAGCTTCTGCAGCCAGGGCACGAGTCTCGAGGCCGGCACTGTGATTCTCACGGGAACACCGTCTGGCGTGGCCATGGGGATGAAGGAGCCCAGGTACTTGGAGGACGGTGACGTTGTGGAGGTTAGTATAACGGGTTTGGGCAGGGTGAGCAACAAGATGGTTTTTGAGAGGGGGAATTGAAGGAGCTGAAAACTGCCGATCCCATGCTTCTTCATATAAAATAGGCACTAGGTGCTCGCAATAGACTGATCCCGTTTTCTTGCTTGACTAGAATACAAGCCCAATTCTCTTTGCTGCCGTTGAGTTCCCATCTGCTCTCCGATCGTGTGACTCTGTGGGATTTTATGCTGTACTCCTGCTATCTTTATATCCTCACACGACAGTGGCAGCAACGTGACAGTTGTGCCTTGCGGTAGGGCTGACGCCGGCTCGCTGGTAAGAGTTTGTGGGATGATGTCACAGCGGCGTCATACGTGCCGTATCATGTTGTGCATTATTTCTAGAGTATTTATTCGCGCTAATGTAAATCATTAAATCTCCGGCAAGGGTCGAATAGGGGGCTCGGTCGGATACAAAAAGGAGGCGTGACGAGGGATTCATCATTCACCGATAAATGAAAGGGGCGTTATTTAAAGTTGAgatatatttaaaatttcCGGTATAGACACCAGTTAAAATCCAGAAATATAGTCTGCAAGACCCATTTCCAATCTGTGCCGACTCTTCAAATCGAAAACTCCTCCTTTGTATCCGGGTTGGCCCGGAATGTCCAAGCACCACCACTCCGAAACGTGGCAGCCGTGTCAAAAGTATCCTCCATAAACTGCATAAAGGTAATCTTGTCATTCTTCACAACGCACCAGACAGAAAAGGGAACCGTCTTGGCAAT
Proteins encoded:
- the Fahd2 gene encoding Fumarylacetoacetate hydrolase domain-containing protein 2: MSSWSRLIRFVDDNGTETFGEPCIENDEQLTNHLAKNDLWAIELKGSSPVGPFTRGDKIHVRALRNILRPSDVPIVRCIGLNYLKHIQEGGRKPPPYPSIFLKPSTTVAGFNEDVPIPTIAQDGTLDYEGELAIVIGKTGKNIPKSAALDYIAGYCVSNDVSARGWQRDPAKAGVVPQWCFSKGFDKFAPLGPLLVAPSVVGNASDLHLRTVVNGEERQSTSTGDLLFGVEHLVSFCSQGTSLEAGTVILTGTPSGVAMGMKEPRYLEDGDVVEVSITGLGRVSNKMVFERGN